From the Chloroherpetonaceae bacterium genome, the window TTGAGTGGTTTCAGGGTGTAGTTTTGGCTACCTGCTCAGCACCTACGAGCTACTTGCACAGTAATTGCAGCAAGTTTTATCCAACGATGTGTGGCTGTTGCAGGCAGCAACAATCGGTGTCTATCAATAACCAATAACCTTTCTCGAACTATGGAAAAGTCATCAATCAAGCTCTTTTTAGCGGTGGTCGGTGGCATTGTCGGGATTTTCCTGATTTATGTTGCGGTCGCTGCTTGGAATGGCGTGCCGATTAGCAAGGTCGCTTACACCTATGTTCGATACGTGGCACTATTCTTGGGCGCAAGTCTAACGGTCTGGATTGCAGGCAAATTCGTTCAGCAGTATAACTCTGGCTGGTTTTTGCCCATCATCTTTGTTGGAATGGCTTCTGTCTTCTTTGCGTGGATTGGTGTCGTGTCGACTAACCCACGTCAGGTCAGAATGTATAAGGACGGTCGACCTGCGCCGCGCACTGTCGCAGAACTCTCTGGCGAAGCGCCTGCATCTGCAGCACCAGCTGCTGAAACCGCCCCACCTTCTCTGACTTCAGCCGATGCTGCCAAAGCAGAGTATGACGAGCTGATGAAAAAATATGACTTCCCCGAACGGTTCCGCCAGTTCGACGAGACCTTTATCACCTCCGAATCAAAGGTGAATGAGTTCGTCGCACAGATGCTTGCCTCTAAGAACTCCAAAGGCGAACCGATTAAGGTTGAAGATGCGGACGTCTTCAAGATTCAGAACTACTTGATGAAGGAATTCCTGCGACGCAAGGAGGAAAAGGAGAAGAAAGCTTCGGAGTCCGCCTCAGCCGCTCCTGCACCCGCTCCTGCGCCCGTGGCTGCAGCGGAACCCGCTCCTGCGCCTGAACCTGCACCTGCTCCAGCACCGACCGAAGCAGCAGTTGTGCCTGCCTCCGCTGGTCAAGATGCCTTAGCCTATGAAGCGCTTTACCGTAAAAAGTGTGCGGGTTGCCACTCTTTGGCTGCTAACTTGGGCAAGATGCGCCAAAAGTGGATGAAAGACGATGCCAAAACACTGGAGCTGGTGAAGTGGATGCAGCGCCTCGCTAAGCAGGATCGCTCGAAAGCCTTTACCGACGAAGAGGCACAAAAAATTGCGGCCTACATTCGTGCTCCAGGTGCTAAGCTGAACTAATTTGCCTCGTAGTGACAAGACTTTCAAGCGTTTCAAGGCAGTCGGTCTTGAAACGCTTTTCTTTTTGCTGTCCATAGACCTCTAAATGCTATGTCCGTTATCCTTATTACTGGTGCAGGCAAAGGCATCGGTCGCGCTTTAGCGATAGAATTTGCGCAGCGTGCATCTGATACATTTAAGCCCAAACTGTTTTTAGCGTCTCGCACACAAGCAGATTTAGAAGCCGTGCAGCAAGTGTGCCAGTTGTATAGCGTAGAGACAGACTTTTGCACTGCTGACCTTGCAGAGATGGCAGCAGTCGAGCGCTTATACACCTGTGCTGTGCAGCGCTTTGGGCAAATTGACTGCCTTATCAACAATGCAGGCGTTGGTCGCTTTAAGCCGATTCTGGAGCTCACTGAGGACGACTATGACTACACGATGAACACCAATCTCAAAGGGACGTTCTTTCTTACGCAAAAAGTCTTTCGCGATATGCAGGCGCGCCAAAGCGGCCACATCATCTTCATTACATCCGTCGCTGCCTTCACGCCCTTTGAGCAAAGTGCGATTTACTGTATGTCTAAGTTCGGTCAAAAAGGATTGATTGAAGTGCTGCGGCTCTACGGACGCAAGTGTAATGTGCGCATCACGAATGTGATGCCCGGTGCAGTCTATACGCCAATGTGGGGCGAAGCGGGCGAGCACTTCCGAGATCGAATGATGATGCCTGAAGATGTTGCTAAAATCGTGGTGGACGCTTTCCTCCAGCCTGAGCGCACCTGCGTTGAAGAAATCGTGTTGCGTCCGATTGCCGGCGATTTGTCGTAAAGTCCAACTACCTTGCACCCAGCTTTT encodes:
- a CDS encoding SDR family oxidoreductase; this encodes MSVILITGAGKGIGRALAIEFAQRASDTFKPKLFLASRTQADLEAVQQVCQLYSVETDFCTADLAEMAAVERLYTCAVQRFGQIDCLINNAGVGRFKPILELTEDDYDYTMNTNLKGTFFLTQKVFRDMQARQSGHIIFITSVAAFTPFEQSAIYCMSKFGQKGLIEVLRLYGRKCNVRITNVMPGAVYTPMWGEAGEHFRDRMMMPEDVAKIVVDAFLQPERTCVEEIVLRPIAGDLS
- a CDS encoding cytochrome c, whose protein sequence is MEKSSIKLFLAVVGGIVGIFLIYVAVAAWNGVPISKVAYTYVRYVALFLGASLTVWIAGKFVQQYNSGWFLPIIFVGMASVFFAWIGVVSTNPRQVRMYKDGRPAPRTVAELSGEAPASAAPAAETAPPSLTSADAAKAEYDELMKKYDFPERFRQFDETFITSESKVNEFVAQMLASKNSKGEPIKVEDADVFKIQNYLMKEFLRRKEEKEKKASESASAAPAPAPAPVAAAEPAPAPEPAPAPAPTEAAVVPASAGQDALAYEALYRKKCAGCHSLAANLGKMRQKWMKDDAKTLELVKWMQRLAKQDRSKAFTDEEAQKIAAYIRAPGAKLN